The Fibrobacter sp. UWB2 genome window below encodes:
- a CDS encoding ATP-binding protein produces the protein MSLDLTNEIEWCKSVIDLRFSQYFSADDSEDKKLQIEMLPPPELDENSPYGQVVFDFEFGFYERLIIALALLPHLCPQALDSFLLNNRTLGRPYTEFGGWRSKSHSGFLPTCETAMFLLAGNDIEKRLQMMALFDTSSMLFAERILQLEYGEPGEPANSAALRVSSEYLQYFTTGVKNKPDFSMHFPAKLITTNLQWEDLVLSEETLDDINQLLAWIEKSEVVLDDFGLRKNLKRGYRALFYGPPGTGKTLTATLIGSKVGMDVYRVDLSQVISKYIGETEKNLSNIFDQAEHRNWILFFDEADSLFGARTQTNSSNDRAANQEISYLLQRVEDFPGIVILASNLKSNIDEAFSRRFQNAIYFPLPEPEERMRLWSNIFSKKAILEDDVDLNKFAEKYELAGGALTNVARYAALCAAQQNRKKICNEDIVRSLAKELHKEGKIL, from the coding sequence ATGAGTCTTGATTTGACAAATGAAATTGAATGGTGCAAGTCGGTGATTGACCTGCGTTTTTCGCAGTATTTTTCAGCAGACGATTCCGAAGATAAAAAGCTCCAGATTGAAATGCTCCCGCCGCCCGAACTCGATGAAAATTCCCCATATGGGCAAGTTGTCTTCGATTTTGAATTTGGCTTTTACGAACGCTTGATTATTGCGCTTGCTCTGCTCCCGCACCTTTGCCCGCAGGCGCTCGATTCGTTCTTGTTGAACAACCGTACGCTTGGCCGCCCGTACACGGAATTTGGCGGCTGGCGTAGCAAGAGCCATTCGGGATTCTTGCCCACGTGCGAAACGGCTATGTTTTTGCTTGCTGGGAACGATATCGAAAAGCGCTTGCAGATGATGGCGCTGTTCGATACTTCTTCTATGCTTTTTGCGGAACGCATTTTGCAACTCGAATACGGCGAACCCGGTGAACCCGCGAATTCGGCGGCGCTCCGTGTGTCTTCGGAATACTTGCAGTACTTTACGACCGGCGTTAAAAACAAGCCCGATTTTAGCATGCATTTCCCGGCAAAACTGATCACGACGAATTTGCAGTGGGAAGACCTTGTGCTTAGCGAAGAGACGCTTGATGACATCAACCAACTTTTGGCATGGATTGAAAAAAGCGAAGTCGTGCTCGACGATTTTGGGCTCCGCAAGAACCTCAAACGCGGTTACCGTGCGCTGTTTTACGGCCCTCCGGGCACCGGCAAGACACTCACCGCAACGCTCATTGGCTCAAAAGTCGGTATGGATGTTTATCGTGTAGACTTGTCGCAGGTGATTTCGAAGTACATCGGCGAAACCGAGAAAAACCTCTCGAACATCTTTGATCAGGCGGAACACCGCAATTGGATTCTCTTTTTTGACGAGGCGGACTCGCTATTTGGAGCCCGCACACAGACGAATAGCTCGAATGACCGTGCCGCGAACCAGGAAATCTCGTATCTCTTACAACGTGTCGAAGATTTCCCGGGTATCGTTATCCTTGCAAGTAACTTAAAATCGAACATTGACGAGGCTTTTTCGCGCCGTTTCCAGAACGCCATTTACTTCCCGCTCCCGGAACCCGAAGAACGTATGAGACTTTGGTCTAACATCTTCTCGAAAAAAGCTATACTTGAAGACGATGTCGATTTGAACAAATTTGCCGAAAAGTATGAACTCGCAGGGGGAGCGCTAACAAACGTAGCGCGTTATGCAGCGCTTTGCGCTGCTCAACAGAATCGCAAGAAAATTTGTAATGAAGACATCGTTAGGTCCTTGGCCAAGGAATTACACAAAGAAGGAAAAATTCTATGA
- a CDS encoding contractile injection system tape measure protein codes for MSESLNIVENLNLNISVEDSSLPVATERELYSFAHGALIETLDKSLAEVNVDGDVTLDSLTIDLNVDAQGDVFRQIADALRDALKSKLGSAVFKAQSKPVTTMLADVYRQHMPIDKSSVLEHRFDALAESWEAEHQGQKFNPLAFSESVIKKMQAENPQMDIQQIAYVVYQRILQMKNAKTVRTPDKNSRNSEQDLAKTAYEIMDSGLVLLAPYLPALFERTGCIEKGVFANEESQRKALAVLKYAAYGNYAEPPKDAALMNLICNMPVSPVLYADELPKVSDSEKELIDSLLNAVIANWKAVGHMSPDGLRGTYFVRNGTLETAGASDMLTVETKTFDILLDKLPWGYSMIKHSWMKKVLNVKWR; via the coding sequence ATGAGTGAATCGCTGAACATCGTTGAAAATTTGAACTTGAACATTTCCGTCGAAGATTCCTCTTTGCCGGTTGCTACAGAGCGTGAACTGTACAGCTTTGCGCATGGAGCGTTGATTGAAACGCTTGACAAGTCTCTTGCCGAAGTGAATGTGGACGGTGATGTAACGCTTGATTCTTTGACGATTGATTTGAACGTCGATGCCCAAGGTGACGTATTCCGCCAAATTGCAGATGCGTTGCGTGATGCGCTGAAATCGAAACTCGGCTCGGCCGTATTCAAGGCGCAGAGCAAGCCCGTGACGACGATGCTTGCTGATGTTTATCGCCAGCATATGCCGATTGATAAATCGAGCGTTCTCGAACACCGCTTTGATGCGCTTGCCGAAAGCTGGGAAGCGGAACATCAGGGCCAAAAGTTCAATCCGCTGGCGTTCTCGGAATCTGTAATCAAGAAAATGCAGGCCGAAAACCCGCAAATGGATATACAGCAGATTGCGTATGTGGTTTACCAGCGTATTTTGCAGATGAAAAACGCAAAAACTGTGCGCACTCCCGATAAAAATTCGCGCAATTCCGAACAGGACTTGGCAAAAACAGCTTACGAGATTATGGATTCTGGCCTGGTGCTGCTTGCTCCGTATTTGCCCGCGCTTTTCGAACGCACGGGGTGCATCGAAAAAGGCGTTTTTGCAAACGAAGAATCTCAGCGCAAGGCCCTTGCGGTGCTCAAGTACGCCGCTTATGGCAACTATGCGGAACCGCCTAAAGATGCGGCCTTGATGAACCTCATTTGCAATATGCCCGTGTCGCCCGTGCTCTATGCTGATGAGCTCCCGAAAGTCTCGGATAGCGAAAAGGAGCTTATCGATTCGCTCCTCAATGCGGTGATTGCAAACTGGAAAGCCGTGGGCCATATGTCTCCCGATGGGTTGCGCGGTACGTACTTTGTGCGAAACGGAACTCTTGAAACGGCGGGGGCCTCGGATATGCTGACAGTCGAAACGAAAACATTCGACATCTTGCTCGATAAGCTCCCGTGGGGCTATTCCATGATAAAGCACTCGTGGATGAAAAAGGTTTTAAATGTTAAGTGGCGGTAA
- a CDS encoding baseplate J/gp47 family protein — protein MADRFQIQDGLSQRAREFPELATGFFAVDSTSTESILYLMKEYAKEHGNPHFFDDINLSKVVAMMEGEADGKTDPAAALYAVCAKLMGHVQQSLNTFPDRRIDFYYRKILKQQNREAEGDRAFVTVDVDNDDVSYMLPKGTRFSAGENSKGENIEFESVCDSPINNVKVAKILTVSCVKGYPIAQAEIPVYTPKDVSEQKMQPYPLFGLTRSNEVPEGTAFSQVGLCVSNRIFYMSSGVRNVKLNFVFTRDSLRRTVADINHGSASEFSAAFLNAFKLSLTTENGWLDVDDYKIGCSILNSECPENELSLEFTLKDTDPAIVNYNPEIHGERYRSKNPMLRLLVSPRKSRALWFALMRMHLQSVRIAVDVSKCRDIAVSNEYGPASTMLPVQPFGAVPSVGSSFIVGCKEICGKKLDSFDVHGKWCGLPNCKDFSEWYSQYDNPPKTSDFTVSLSGLYGGTWLPSDENRVTSPLFNAMDDEFKMSFSNIVCSRISELIPDDENFMYSPMMKDGFFKIKLIAPSKAFMHQEMSRAVCNSFLTQVLKKKTAEEMPNQPYTPSIEDLYVNYTSFAEVTLSTNDSHKSENIVFVHPFGFSEKEPYFVRNGELFLGLQFAGKPKKVNLYFVLNRDSAARSLEKGKCSWSYMGPLGWKNLPDENRLADTTSHFTSSGLVTLDLPSDISSESELMPSGYYWIRISPKGDFWRECSRFLTAFTQSLEVKRVCGFEDGLIQDHCKPKSIKELTKSVAGISSVYQFEESFGGKVRETDNKMRMRVAEYLYHRNRGVCTEDYERLILEHFPEVLKVKCFPHVRIDESTGRYDCACPGHLLVVPVSPMFCDGTFQWDPCVNGSVLLKIRDYLKSKVSRIANVRVVNPFFDKLQVRCNVKLKHRENEGEILLDLNEKINRYLSPWFPQVGGITKHFGWKLDKMELKSYIESLDYVDQVMDDFTIMKIASTDEQRFLVNLFEQSEERLLHGSFPWSIAVPMRKHFINDIDSANNLGSRRVNNGYGGLEIGQTFIIRRK, from the coding sequence ATGGCGGATAGGTTTCAAATACAAGATGGATTGAGCCAGCGCGCTCGCGAGTTCCCGGAGCTTGCGACGGGCTTTTTTGCTGTAGATTCTACGTCTACAGAATCCATTTTGTATTTGATGAAAGAGTATGCCAAAGAACATGGCAATCCGCATTTCTTCGATGATATAAATTTATCGAAAGTTGTGGCGATGATGGAGGGCGAAGCCGACGGAAAAACGGACCCGGCTGCCGCTCTGTATGCGGTTTGCGCAAAACTCATGGGGCACGTGCAACAATCGCTCAACACATTCCCTGACAGGCGCATTGATTTTTATTATCGCAAAATTCTCAAGCAACAAAATCGCGAAGCCGAAGGCGACCGCGCATTTGTCACCGTAGATGTCGATAATGACGATGTCTCGTATATGCTCCCGAAGGGGACCCGCTTTAGCGCTGGCGAAAATAGCAAGGGTGAAAATATCGAGTTTGAATCTGTTTGTGATTCGCCGATTAACAATGTAAAGGTTGCCAAAATATTGACGGTTTCGTGCGTGAAGGGTTACCCGATTGCGCAGGCTGAAATTCCTGTTTACACGCCCAAGGACGTTAGTGAACAGAAAATGCAACCGTATCCTTTATTTGGACTGACTCGTTCAAATGAAGTGCCCGAAGGGACGGCTTTCTCGCAGGTGGGACTTTGCGTTTCGAATCGCATTTTTTACATGTCGAGTGGCGTGCGAAACGTCAAACTGAATTTTGTTTTTACACGTGATTCTTTGCGCCGCACGGTGGCTGATATCAACCATGGTTCGGCGAGCGAATTTTCGGCGGCGTTCTTGAATGCGTTCAAGCTTTCGCTCACTACGGAAAATGGCTGGCTTGATGTTGATGATTACAAAATCGGTTGTAGCATTCTGAATTCGGAATGCCCTGAGAATGAACTTTCTTTAGAATTTACGCTGAAGGATACGGACCCAGCGATTGTCAATTACAATCCTGAAATTCACGGTGAACGCTATCGTTCGAAAAATCCGATGCTTCGGCTTTTAGTCTCTCCCCGCAAGTCGCGTGCGCTCTGGTTTGCTTTGATGAGGATGCATTTACAGAGCGTGCGCATTGCGGTCGATGTCTCGAAGTGTCGCGATATTGCGGTCTCGAATGAATATGGCCCAGCATCGACAATGCTCCCGGTGCAGCCTTTTGGCGCCGTCCCGAGTGTCGGAAGTTCGTTCATTGTGGGCTGTAAGGAAATTTGCGGCAAAAAACTGGACTCTTTTGATGTTCATGGCAAATGGTGCGGCCTCCCGAACTGTAAGGATTTTTCGGAATGGTATTCGCAATACGACAATCCTCCTAAAACGTCTGATTTTACAGTCTCGTTGAGCGGCCTGTATGGCGGAACTTGGCTCCCGTCCGATGAAAATCGCGTGACAAGCCCGCTGTTTAATGCAATGGACGATGAATTTAAAATGTCGTTCAGCAATATTGTCTGTTCGCGTATAAGCGAATTGATTCCTGATGACGAGAACTTCATGTATTCACCGATGATGAAGGATGGGTTCTTCAAAATAAAACTCATCGCGCCCTCCAAGGCGTTTATGCACCAGGAAATGTCGCGTGCGGTCTGCAATTCGTTCTTGACGCAGGTTCTCAAGAAAAAGACCGCCGAAGAAATGCCGAATCAGCCGTACACGCCGAGCATTGAAGACTTGTACGTCAATTACACGTCGTTTGCCGAAGTGACGCTTTCGACGAATGATTCGCATAAGTCAGAAAACATTGTGTTTGTGCACCCGTTTGGCTTTAGCGAAAAAGAACCGTATTTTGTGCGTAATGGTGAGCTTTTCTTAGGGCTCCAATTTGCGGGTAAGCCGAAAAAAGTAAACCTCTATTTTGTACTCAATCGCGACTCTGCAGCGCGTAGCCTTGAAAAAGGAAAGTGCAGTTGGTCTTACATGGGGCCGCTTGGCTGGAAAAATTTGCCTGATGAAAATCGACTTGCCGATACGACATCGCATTTTACATCGTCAGGCCTTGTAACGCTTGATTTGCCGAGTGATATTTCGAGCGAAAGTGAATTGATGCCGAGTGGCTATTATTGGATTCGCATAAGCCCGAAGGGGGATTTCTGGCGTGAATGTTCAAGATTTTTGACGGCCTTTACGCAATCGCTCGAAGTCAAGCGCGTTTGTGGTTTTGAAGATGGCCTTATTCAGGATCATTGCAAACCGAAAAGCATTAAGGAACTCACGAAGAGCGTTGCCGGTATTTCGAGCGTTTACCAGTTCGAAGAATCGTTTGGCGGCAAGGTGCGCGAAACCGATAACAAGATGCGTATGCGCGTGGCAGAGTATCTGTACCACAGGAATCGTGGCGTTTGCACGGAAGATTACGAGCGATTAATTCTTGAACATTTCCCTGAAGTGCTTAAAGTCAAGTGCTTCCCGCATGTGCGCATTGATGAATCTACGGGCCGTTATGATTGCGCTTGCCCGGGCCACTTGCTTGTCGTGCCGGTTTCGCCGATGTTCTGCGATGGAACATTCCAGTGGGACCCGTGCGTGAACGGCTCGGTGCTTTTGAAAATCCGAGATTATTTGAAAAGTAAAGTTTCACGAATTGCGAATGTGCGGGTGGTCAATCCGTTTTTCGATAAGTTGCAAGTCCGTTGCAATGTCAAGCTTAAGCATCGCGAAAACGAAGGCGAAATTCTTTTGGACTTGAACGAAAAAATTAATCGCTATTTATCGCCGTGGTTCCCGCAGGTGGGCGGAATTACCAAGCATTTTGGCTGGAAACTCGATAAAATGGAACTCAAGTCCTATATCGAAAGCCTTGATTACGTGGATCAGGTGATGGATGATTTCACCATCATGAAAATTGCTTCTACGGACGAACAAAGATTCTTGGTGAATTTATTTGAGCAGTCTGAAGAGCGCTTGTTGCATGGCTCATTCCCATGGAGTATTGCGGTTCCAATGCGCAAGCACTTCATTAACGATATTGATTCTGCGAATAATTTGGGTTCACGCCGTGTCAACAACGGATATGGTGGCCTTGAAATCGGTCAAACATTTATCATAAGGAGAAAGTAA
- a CDS encoding GPW/gp25 family protein, giving the protein MSEHEDDIEESLRILLNTYPGERTMQPEFGTRLRDYCFESFSLRTETLIKAEIRKSILLNEPRVDVEAIVVEQTEKVGVLRINVVYVVRSTNSRRNIVFPFYLNEATDASV; this is encoded by the coding sequence ATGTCGGAACACGAAGATGACATCGAAGAAAGCTTGCGCATTCTCTTGAATACGTACCCTGGCGAGCGTACGATGCAACCGGAATTTGGAACGCGCTTGAGGGACTATTGCTTTGAATCGTTTTCGTTAAGGACGGAAACACTTATCAAGGCCGAAATTCGCAAGTCTATTTTGCTGAATGAGCCACGTGTAGATGTTGAGGCGATTGTCGTTGAACAGACCGAAAAAGTGGGCGTCCTGAGAATCAACGTCGTTTATGTTGTACGCTCGACGAATAGCCGTAGGAACATTGTTTTCCCGTTCTACTTGAACGAAGCGACGGATGCTAGCGTATAG
- a CDS encoding PAAR domain-containing protein has protein sequence MPCAARLTDMHTCPMQTPAWPSPIPHVGGPVVGPGAPTVLIGGLPAAVMGDSCVCVGPPDSIIKGSATVMICGKPAARMGDSTAHGGSIVLGCPTVMIGG, from the coding sequence ATGCCGTGTGCCGCAAGACTTACTGATATGCATACATGCCCCATGCAGACTCCTGCATGGCCATCGCCCATCCCACATGTGGGCGGCCCCGTTGTGGGGCCGGGCGCGCCGACGGTTTTGATTGGCGGGCTGCCTGCTGCTGTGATGGGGGATTCTTGCGTATGCGTCGGACCGCCAGATTCCATAATCAAAGGCTCTGCGACGGTCATGATTTGCGGAAAACCGGCGGCGCGCATGGGCGATTCTACAGCTCATGGCGGCTCGATTGTTTTGGGATGTCCAACAGTGATGATAGGGGGATAA
- the vgrG gene encoding type VI secretion system tip protein VgrG: MSDKSPIFKDEGPLECVIQGNGKALSSVLPIVSVDVYYGINTIPKAVVVIEDGEMNKGKFPLSDGSELEPGSEVTIKAGYAANSSPIFKGVVVRHGVSISKRGRSCVKIECRDKAIAMTCARKNANYLEKTDDAIVKKLAGDYGVSIKSSMGGEAHKEILQYYCTDWDFIMTRAEANGCWLIADDKGMSIEKIAAKGSAEVELTWGTDIIEFKAEANALFQVKNVEAKSWDITKQQVISGKSGMKSLGGQTNLGNSKLQGVLKVSSNTLQSNSQVSKGMLTSWAEAEQLKNELSRICGSVVCLGTTKAKLGGLVGLKNVGDRFKGGALVSGIHHHISDGLWTTEFTFGMSKEWFSEKFEVSSPIASGINCGVHGLMTGVVMQIHEDPEKLNRVKVKIPLMQNEKEDVWARLGGVYASNKFGCMFFPEVGDEVILGFFGGDPSSPVILGSLYSGKHATPQALEQKNNIKQILTREKLSVEFNEEKKSITVMTPGKRKFVLDDDGKKITVEDSSGNKLEMSDSGIKVESKKDITFDTKGKFNVSSVGGIALTSKGDLKGEGLNVEFNGKVGFTGKGSAKAEVSASGQTVIKGAMVMIN, translated from the coding sequence ATGTCAGATAAGTCGCCCATATTCAAAGATGAAGGCCCGTTAGAATGCGTTATTCAGGGGAACGGAAAAGCGCTCTCGTCTGTTCTCCCGATTGTTTCTGTCGACGTTTATTACGGCATCAACACGATCCCGAAAGCGGTGGTCGTGATTGAAGATGGCGAAATGAACAAAGGCAAGTTCCCGCTGAGTGATGGCTCGGAATTGGAGCCCGGTTCTGAAGTGACAATCAAGGCGGGTTATGCCGCAAATTCTTCACCGATTTTCAAGGGCGTGGTGGTTCGCCATGGCGTTTCGATTTCTAAGCGTGGGCGTAGTTGCGTTAAAATCGAGTGCCGCGACAAGGCAATTGCGATGACTTGTGCTCGCAAGAATGCGAATTATCTGGAAAAGACGGATGATGCCATCGTCAAGAAGTTGGCGGGCGATTACGGAGTCTCGATAAAGTCTAGCATGGGCGGCGAAGCGCATAAGGAAATTTTGCAGTATTATTGCACCGATTGGGACTTTATCATGACTCGTGCCGAGGCGAATGGCTGCTGGCTCATTGCCGATGACAAGGGAATGTCTATCGAAAAAATTGCTGCTAAAGGCAGTGCCGAGGTGGAGCTCACTTGGGGCACGGACATTATCGAATTCAAGGCTGAGGCAAATGCGCTTTTCCAAGTCAAGAATGTCGAAGCCAAATCTTGGGACATCACAAAGCAGCAGGTGATTTCAGGAAAATCTGGAATGAAATCGCTTGGCGGCCAAACGAATCTTGGCAATAGTAAGCTTCAGGGCGTTTTGAAAGTTTCTTCGAACACGTTGCAGAGCAATTCTCAAGTTTCTAAGGGAATGCTTACATCTTGGGCCGAAGCGGAACAGTTGAAAAATGAACTTTCGAGAATTTGCGGTTCTGTCGTTTGCCTTGGCACAACAAAGGCGAAACTCGGCGGACTTGTGGGCCTAAAGAATGTTGGCGACCGATTTAAGGGCGGGGCGCTTGTTTCTGGAATCCACCATCATATTAGCGATGGGCTGTGGACAACGGAATTCACGTTTGGCATGTCCAAGGAATGGTTCTCGGAAAAGTTTGAAGTCTCTTCGCCGATTGCGTCGGGAATCAACTGCGGTGTACACGGGCTCATGACGGGTGTCGTGATGCAAATTCACGAAGACCCGGAAAAGCTGAATCGCGTTAAGGTGAAAATTCCGCTGATGCAGAACGAAAAAGAAGATGTCTGGGCGCGTCTCGGTGGCGTTTACGCTTCGAATAAATTTGGTTGTATGTTTTTCCCGGAAGTGGGCGACGAGGTGATTCTCGGATTCTTTGGCGGAGACCCGTCGAGCCCCGTGATTCTCGGAAGCCTTTATAGCGGCAAGCACGCAACCCCGCAGGCGCTTGAACAAAAGAATAACATCAAGCAGATTCTGACGCGCGAAAAACTGAGCGTCGAATTCAATGAAGAAAAGAAGTCCATCACGGTAATGACTCCGGGCAAGCGCAAGTTTGTCTTGGATGATGATGGCAAAAAGATTACGGTCGAAGACTCGTCGGGCAACAAGCTCGAAATGTCCGATAGCGGTATCAAGGTGGAATCGAAAAAGGACATTACTTTCGATACCAAGGGCAAGTTTAATGTCTCGTCTGTGGGTGGAATTGCCTTGACCTCAAAGGGAGACCTCAAGGGCGAAGGGCTGAATGTGGAATTTAATGGTAAGGTGGGATTCACCGGTAAAGGTAGCGCGAAGGCCGAAGTTTCTGCTTCTGGGCAGACGGTCATTAAGGGCGCTATGGTGATGATCAACTAG
- a CDS encoding peptidoglycan-binding protein, with protein sequence MGLEKLKLKSSGGEFAVMLNPESFSQTDGINYSLTRSKKNLKFNQYERKVISLPKIILDTTGAIPKDLWPMDGTIENMVEQLRKVVYTFDGNKHEPPIVTLSWGSYVGDVRLNKMNSKYTLFDVHGAPLRAEIELEFSEFLTLKEIEAKANKHSPDLTHIIEVKSGDTLPNLCNKVYNDPSYYMQVARINGLSSFCRLKPGTRLVFPPLVD encoded by the coding sequence ATGGGATTAGAAAAGCTTAAATTGAAATCGAGTGGTGGCGAATTTGCTGTCATGCTGAATCCAGAATCGTTTTCTCAAACGGATGGTATTAATTATTCTTTAACTCGCAGTAAGAAAAACCTAAAATTTAATCAATATGAAAGAAAAGTAATCAGTCTTCCAAAGATTATCTTGGATACGACGGGGGCTATCCCTAAAGATCTATGGCCAATGGATGGGACCATAGAGAATATGGTGGAACAGCTAAGAAAGGTTGTTTACACATTTGATGGTAATAAGCATGAACCTCCAATTGTAACGTTAAGTTGGGGTTCTTATGTGGGCGATGTACGCCTGAATAAGATGAACTCGAAATATACTTTATTCGATGTTCATGGTGCACCACTCCGAGCTGAAATTGAACTTGAGTTTTCCGAGTTCTTGACACTCAAAGAAATTGAGGCAAAGGCAAATAAGCACTCTCCGGACCTCACGCACATTATCGAAGTCAAATCCGGCGATACACTCCCGAACCTTTGCAACAAAGTTTATAACGATCCGTCGTATTACATGCAGGTGGCCCGAATTAACGGTCTCTCCAGTTTTTGTCGCTTAAAGCCGGGGACGCGTCTTGTGTTCCCGCCACTTGTCGATTGA
- a CDS encoding phage tail protein has translation MAPPDPVEWSIPVAFHFSVTIEKKSVSFSEVKGIDFELETDPVSSGGDSFAKYYLPKGKKYNDLVLSRGILKTGDEFFKWCNETLSSPPKKDYIKLKNLLVALLDENGQPIKTWIFKQAYPVKWSLSDFGAMKNEVVVETVHIKYNSFFIQQG, from the coding sequence ATGGCGCCTCCTGATCCGGTAGAATGGTCTATTCCTGTTGCGTTTCACTTTTCTGTAACGATTGAAAAAAAATCGGTTTCCTTTAGCGAAGTTAAAGGGATTGATTTTGAGCTGGAAACGGATCCTGTAAGTTCAGGAGGCGACAGTTTTGCAAAGTATTATCTTCCGAAAGGGAAAAAATATAACGATTTAGTTTTATCTCGTGGAATCCTAAAAACGGGTGATGAATTTTTTAAATGGTGTAATGAAACACTTAGTAGTCCGCCCAAAAAGGATTACATAAAGTTGAAAAATCTACTTGTTGCATTACTAGATGAAAATGGTCAACCGATAAAAACTTGGATTTTTAAACAAGCGTATCCTGTAAAGTGGAGCTTGAGTGATTTTGGTGCCATGAAAAATGAAGTTGTCGTAGAAACAGTTCATATAAAATACAATTCTTTCTTTATTCAGCAGGGGTAG
- a CDS encoding phage tail protein gives MADENGAAQSASIWPMPKFHFLVKWGDVQMSFQEVSGMEASTDPISYRSGDSSIFSSVKMPGIVKYGDVTMKKGVFKGDNKFWDWFKKIKMNTIERITVTISLLDETDNPTMTWTLKNAWPSKVTATDLKSEGNEVAIETIVVVHEGLEITNG, from the coding sequence ATGGCTGATGAAAATGGCGCAGCACAAAGTGCAAGCATTTGGCCCATGCCGAAATTCCACTTCCTCGTGAAGTGGGGCGATGTTCAGATGTCCTTCCAGGAAGTTTCTGGTATGGAAGCTTCTACGGACCCTATTTCGTACCGCTCTGGTGATAGCAGCATCTTCTCTTCTGTGAAAATGCCTGGCATTGTCAAGTACGGTGATGTGACGATGAAGAAGGGTGTGTTCAAGGGCGACAACAAGTTCTGGGACTGGTTCAAGAAAATCAAGATGAATACTATCGAACGTATTACCGTTACGATTAGCCTTCTTGATGAAACGGACAATCCGACGATGACTTGGACGCTCAAGAATGCTTGGCCTTCCAAGGTTACCGCAACAGATCTCAAGTCTGAAGGTAATGAAGTCGCTATTGAGACAATCGTTGTTGTTCACGAAGGTCTCGAAATCACGAACGGCTAG